One window of Papaver somniferum cultivar HN1 chromosome 9, ASM357369v1, whole genome shotgun sequence genomic DNA carries:
- the LOC113309514 gene encoding serine/threonine-protein phosphatase PP1-like: MDKNVLDNLIDRLLDGRKNKSKRVQLNESEIRQLCIVSKEVFLSQPILLELEAPMNVCGDIHGQFSDLLRLFEYGGFPPESNYLFLGDYVDRGKQSIETICLLLAYKCKFPNNFFLLRGNHECASINRIYGFYDECKRRFSVRLWKIFTDCFNCLPVAAIIDDKILCMHGGLSPEMESMDQIRAIERPVDVPDQGLICDLLWADPDRDIKGWGENDRGVSFTFGADKVAEFLKKHDLDLICRAHQVVEDGYEFFADRQLVTIFSAPNYCGEFNNAGALMSVDASLLCSFQILKPWKAKTLQME, translated from the exons ATGGACAAGAATGTGTTAGATAATTTAATTGATAGACTTTTGGatggaagaaaaaataaaagcaaaagggTTCAGTTAAATGAATCTGAAATTcgtcaactttgtatagtttcCAAAGAAGTATTCTTAAGCCAACCTATTCTTCTGGAATTAGAAGCTCCTATGAATGTCTGTG GTGATATACATGGCCAATTCTCGGATTTGTTACGGCTATTTGAATACGGTGGATTCCCACCGGAGTCGAATTACTTATTCCTCGGAGACTATGTAGACAGAGGAAAACAAAGCATAGAAACAATATGCTTACTCTTAGCTTACAAAtgcaaattcccaaataacttttTTCTTCTTCGCGGTAACCATGAATGCGCTTCCATTAACAGAATCTACGGATTCTACGATGAATGTAAACGTCGGTTTAGTGTTCGTTTATGGAAGATTTTTACAGATTGTTTCAACTGTTTGCCAGTTGCAGCAATCATTGACGATAAGATATTATGTATGCATGGTGGGCTGTCACCTGAAATGGAAAGTATGGATCAGATAAGAGCTATTGAAAGACCAGTAGATGTTCCAGATCAAGGTCTAATATGTGATCTCCTCTGGGCTGATCCAGATAGAGATATTAAAGGTTGGGGTGAGAACGATAGAGGTGTTTCTTTTACTTTTGGAGCTGACAAAGTTGCTGAATTCTTGAAGAAACATGACCTTGATCTCATTTGCCGTGCCCACCAG GTTGTTGAAGATGGCTACGAATTCTTTGCCGACAGGCAGTTGGTTACAATCTTTTCAGCACCAAACTACTGTGGAGAATTCAACAATGCAGGTGCACTGATGAGTGTGGATGCTAGTTTGCTGTGTTCCTTTCAAATCCTAAAACCGTGGAAGGCAAAGACGCTTCAAATGGAGTAA